Proteins encoded by one window of Musa acuminata AAA Group cultivar baxijiao chromosome BXJ2-9, Cavendish_Baxijiao_AAA, whole genome shotgun sequence:
- the LOC103998882 gene encoding protein VASCULATURE COMPLEXITY AND CONNECTIVITY isoform X2, with the protein MARMEGAIICLLIVVMDVVAGVLGIKAEEAQSKGKHLRLFFLECKEHVHQAYKLGLAATALLALSHVIVNVLGGCPCACSGDGFRRSSPNKLMAAATLLLSWIVVIVGLTMLIIGAISNSESRPTCGLAHPRFLFIGGIMCFVHSLFCIVYYVSAIASWKEGKAHRDTRSQEGHA; encoded by the exons ATGGCCAGAATGGAAGGAGCAATCATCTGCCTGCTGATTGTTGTCATGGATGTAGTTGCCGGTGTGCTCGGAATAAAAGCCGAGGAGGCTCAAAGCAAG GGGAAGCACCTGAGGCTCTTCTTCCTCGAGTGCAAGGAGCATGTTCACCAGGCCTACAAGTTGGGGCTGGCAGCAACTGCGCTCCTCGCGCTGTCGCATGTCATCGTGAATGTGCTCGGTGGGTGCCCCTGTGCGTGCTCCGGGGATGGGTTCCGGAGGTCTTCGCCTAACAAGCTAATGGCCGCAGCCACTCTACTCCTTTCATG GATTGTGGTCATCGTTGGATTGACGATGTTGATTATAGGAGCAATATCTAATTCGGAGTCAAGGCCGACTTGTGGGCTTGCTCATCCTCGTTTCCTGTTTATTGGTGGAATCATGTGCTTCGTGCATTCGCTGTTCTGCATCGTCTACTATGTTTCAGCCATTGCGAGCTGGAAAGAAGGGAAGGCTCACAGGGACACCAGATCTCAAGAGGGCCACGCTTGA
- the LOC135621869 gene encoding dolichol-phosphate mannose synthase subunit 2-like has translation MELADKAVGFLLSGVSLSIFSYYTFWVIILPFVEKDHFVHGYFLPQEYAILIPVFAGVALLSFLCVFVGFVTIKSNKKKKSA, from the exons ATGGAATTGGCGGACAAGGCGGTCGGATTCTTGCTGTCGGGCGTCAGCCTCTCTATCTTCAGCTATTACACTTTCTGGGTCATCATTCTG CCATTTGTGGAGAAGGATCACTTTGTGCATGGGTATTTCCTTCCCCAGGAGTATGCCATCTTGATACCCGTGTTTGCTGGTGTTGCGCTCCTCAGTTTCTTGTGTGTGTTTGTTGGGTTTGTGACGATCAAGTCTAACAAGAAGAAGAAATCCGCTTGA
- the LOC103998882 gene encoding protein VASCULATURE COMPLEXITY AND CONNECTIVITY isoform X1, with translation MARMEGAIICLLIVVMDVVAGVLGIKAEEAQSKVLQGFKYLVMYTFEHRVSLSQGKHLRLFFLECKEHVHQAYKLGLAATALLALSHVIVNVLGGCPCACSGDGFRRSSPNKLMAAATLLLSWIVVIVGLTMLIIGAISNSESRPTCGLAHPRFLFIGGIMCFVHSLFCIVYYVSAIASWKEGKAHRDTRSQEGHA, from the exons ATGGCCAGAATGGAAGGAGCAATCATCTGCCTGCTGATTGTTGTCATGGATGTAGTTGCCGGTGTGCTCGGAATAAAAGCCGAGGAGGCTCAAAGCAAGGTACTCCAGGGATTCAAATACTTGGTCATGTATACTTTTGAGCATCGAGTCTCGTTGTCGCAGGGGAAGCACCTGAGGCTCTTCTTCCTCGAGTGCAAGGAGCATGTTCACCAGGCCTACAAGTTGGGGCTGGCAGCAACTGCGCTCCTCGCGCTGTCGCATGTCATCGTGAATGTGCTCGGTGGGTGCCCCTGTGCGTGCTCCGGGGATGGGTTCCGGAGGTCTTCGCCTAACAAGCTAATGGCCGCAGCCACTCTACTCCTTTCATG GATTGTGGTCATCGTTGGATTGACGATGTTGATTATAGGAGCAATATCTAATTCGGAGTCAAGGCCGACTTGTGGGCTTGCTCATCCTCGTTTCCTGTTTATTGGTGGAATCATGTGCTTCGTGCATTCGCTGTTCTGCATCGTCTACTATGTTTCAGCCATTGCGAGCTGGAAAGAAGGGAAGGCTCACAGGGACACCAGATCTCAAGAGGGCCACGCTTGA
- the LOC135623605 gene encoding uncharacterized protein LOC135623605 — MKHQSRRERRNKREKEVEEEKMPTFWFALRRSLHCKSEPSEVHDSKARGHLETILTRTAGRSGCSRSMANLKDVIHGSKRHLLKPPSCSPRSTGSSKLLNPITHEVVLSNPSCELRRITGSGACHDSTYVGTVWSGTPWPGVHHPLRHNPSCTPRRSPSFSGVSSLSPALPGNGVAAVHHAVPAPRFSHETDVQVSSAAVACHKCGKMFVKWQILEAHHLSKHAVSELVEGDTSRKIVEMICRTSWLNTGSSCRQIERVLKIHNMQRNLAQFEEYRETIKLKASKLPKKHPRCLADGNEHLRFHGTAIACSLGSNGSSSLCTSEKCSVCQIIRHGFSSKKESKGRIGVFTTSTCGRALESIETCEDDPSVKKALLVCRVIAGRVHKPLDTYQELVGRSAFDSMAGKIGIYGSIEELYLLNPSALLPCFVVICKP; from the exons ATGAAGCACCAAAGCAGAAGAGAGAGAAGGAATAAGAGGGagaaggaggtggaggaggagaagatgcCAACTTTTTGGTTTGCCTTGAGGAGATCTCTCCACTGCAAGTCTGAGCCATCAGAGGTTCATGATTCAAAGGCCAGGGGGCATCTTGAAACCATCTTGACACGGACGGCAGGAAGGTCTGGGTGCTCTAGATCCATGGCCAACCTCAAAGATGTGATCCATGGGAGCAAGAGACACCTTCTGAAGCCACCAAGTTGCAGTCCGAGGTCCACCGGGAGCAGTAAGCTTCTGAATCCCATCACCCATGAGGTTGTTCTTAGCAATCCAAGCTGTGAGCTAAGAAGGATCACTGGATCCGGAGCCTGTCATGACTCTACCTATGTTGGCACCGTTTGGTCTGGGACACCATGGCCAGGAGTCCACCATCCTCTCCGACATAACCCTTCATGCACTCCAAGAAGATCTCCTAGCTTTTCTGGGGTTTCATCTCTCTCTCCTGCTTTGCCTGGCAATGGTGTTGCTGCAGTTCATCATGCTGTTCCAGCACCAAGGTTCTCCCATGAAACAGATGTGCAGGTATCCTCTGCAGCTGTTGCCTGCCATAAATGTGGGAAGATGTTTGTGAAGTGGCAGATCTTGGAGGCACACCATCTATCCAAGCATGCAG TGAGCGAACTTGTGGAGGGAGACACCTCTAGGAAGATAGTAGAAATGATCTGCAGAACAAGCTGGTTAAACACAGGGAGCAGTTGCAGGCAAATTGAGAGGGTCCTAAAGATCCATAACATGCAAAGAAATCTTGCTCAGTTCGAGGAGTACAGGGAGACGATCAAACTGAAAGCCAGTAAGCTCCCAAAGAAGCACCCCAGATGCCTGGCCGATGGCAACGAACACTTACGGTTCCATGGCACCGCAATTGCCTGCTCTCTTGGCTCGAATGGCTCTTCCAGCCTTTGCACATCAGAGAAGTGCAGTGTTTGTCAGATCATTCGACATGGATTCTCCTCAAAGAAGGAATCCAAGGGAAGGATAGGCGTGTTTACGACTTCCACTTGTGGCAGAGCACTCGAATCCATCGAGACTTGCGAAGATGATCCTTCGGTGAAGAAAGCACTGCTGGTTTGCAGAGTCATTGCAGGTAGAGTTCACAAGCCTTTGGACACCTACCAAGAGCTCGTAGGTCGGTCTGCTTTCGATTCGATGGCGGGGAAGATCGGGATCTATGGAAGCATTGAGGAGCTCTATCTGCTCAATCCCAGTGCTCTACTGCCATGTTTTGTGGTAATATGTAAGCCATGA
- the LOC135623603 gene encoding chitin-inducible gibberellin-responsive protein 1-like isoform X1, with amino-acid sequence MAVGGGILVWVGKHFKFGLKIKDIYRESYSLQNRSYTEWTFDSIKSALGNSLNSPTSSRFEFFPLLSNSQEQNSFTKPSRVSKSGLDSIQAVPSSSSRDPRTIRLTYVVSSQSMKHTLQELGIVLMAPDTVKPTTSTDPELNENKQPQLTKQRSRTWTHKTQLESPTIPQPRYTSGGHMNISHEARPGKRVREVRKQSGTDVKQPDVKQLLIECAKALSENKIEEFELLVGKAHRAVSISGEPLQRLGAYMLEGLVARHESSGTNIYHGLRSRKPESKELLSYMGILYDICPYFKFGYMAANGAIADALKNEDRIHIIDFQIAQGTQWVTLIQALAARPGGPPHVRITGINDPVAEYTQGDGLQLVEKMLLGMSKKFSIPLEFKGLSVCGPEVTREMLDIRTGEALAVNFTLQLHHTPDESVDVNNPRDGLLRLVKGLSPKVTTLVEQESNTNTTPFLTRFIETLDYYSAMFESIDATLKRDSKERIDVEQHCLAKDIVNIIACEEKDRVERHELLGKWRSRLSMAGFKPYPLSSYVNSVIKTLLSYYSNKYTAVEKDGALLLGWKTRNLISASAWH; translated from the exons ATGGCTGTAGGTGGTGGGATTCTTGTTTGGGTAGGAAAACATTTCAAGTTCGGGCTGAAGATAAAGG ACATCTACCGTGAATCCTATTCTCTGCAAAATCGTTCTTACACTGAATGGACATTTGATTCCATCAAATCAGCTCTTGGCAACTCACTCAACTCCCCTACTTCAAGTCGGTTTGAGTTTTTCCCTCTGCTAAGCAATAGTCAGGAACAGAACAGCTTCACAAAACCATCTCGGGTTAGCAAGTCTGGGCTTGACAGCATTCAAGCAGTCCCAAGTTCATCTTCCAGAGATCCGAGGACAATCAGATTAACTTATGTGGTTTCCAGTCAGAGCATGAAGCACACTTTACAAGAGCTTGGGATTGTTCTCATGGCACCTGATACTGTCAAGCCAACAACTAGTACTGATCCTGAGTTGAATGAAAACAAACAGCCCCAGCTTACAAAGCAGCGGTCAAGGACATGGACCCACAAAACCCAATTGGAGTCTCCTACTATCCCCCAGCCTCGGTATACCTCTGGTGGACACATGAATATCAGTCATGAAGCCCGTCCGGGGAAACGAGTTAGGGAAGTGAGGAAACAATCGGGTACTGATGTGAAACAGCCTGATGTGAAACAGCTTCTAATCGAATGTGCTAAAGCTTTATCCGAGAATAAGATTGAGGAATTTGAATTATTAGTTGGAAAAGCCCACAGAGCTGTTTCAATCAGTGGAGAGCCTCTTCAGCGTCTTGGTGCTTATATGCTAGAAGGCCTGGTGGCAAGACACGAATCTTCTGGCACCAACATCTATCATGGCCTGAGGTCCCGCAAGCCAGAGAGCAAGGAGCTTCTTTCTTACATGGGGATCTTGTATGACATTTGCCCCTACTTCAAGTTTGGATATATGGCAGCAAATGGAGCAATTGCTGATGCACTAAAGAACGAGGACAGGATCCACATTATAGACTTTCAGATTGCTCAAGGGACTCAATGGGTCACTCTAATACAGGCATTAGCAGCAAGACCTGGCGGTCCACCACATGTCCGTATCACGGGGATCAATGATCCAGTGGCAGAGTACACCCAAGGAGATGGCTTGCAGCTGGTCGAGAAGATGTTGTTGGGAATGTCCAAGAAGTTCTCTATTCCGCTTGAGTTCAAAGGTCTCTCCGTCTGTGGGCCTGAGGTCACAAGAGAAATGTTGGACATAAGAACCGGGGAGGCACTTGCGGTGAACTTCACTCTTCAGCTCCACCACACACCCGATGAGAGTGTCGACGTGAACAACCCTCGCGATGGATTGCTGAGGCTGGTTAAGGGATTGTCGCCGAAAGTGACAACTTTGGTGGagcaggagtccaacaccaacacAACACCGTTCCTGACACGTTTCATTGAGACACTAGATTACTACTCTGCAATGTTCGAATCAATCGATGCGACGCTGAAGAGGGATAGCAAGGAGAGGATCGATGTGGAGCAGCACTGTCTGGCAAAGGACATAGTTAACATTATCGCATGTGAAGAGAAGGATAGGGTGGAGAGGCATGAGCTGCTCGGTAAGTGGAGATCGAGGCTCAGCATGGCAGGCTTTAAGCCTTACCCGCTTAGCTCGTATGTGAACTCCGTGATAAAGACTCTGCTGAGCTATTACTCCAATAAGTATACGGCAGTGGAGAAAGATGGCGCGTTGCTTCTGGGTTGGAAGACCAGAAACCTAATCTCAGCTTCTGCGTGGCACTGA
- the LOC135623602 gene encoding uncharacterized protein LOC135623602, protein MRLLEFPCGWRSGWLEKATPKSKPTVEMEETRPAEAAVCASPEKRRRRASRREDSQWQPSLVAISEDGIPVAAPPPALAAAVVSKGRGSGKPKAKPKPKPKPTTRVASRVAKDDYRHYGVVPTFAPAAFFF, encoded by the exons ATGAGGTTGCTGGAGTTCCCTTGCGGCTGGCGATCCGGTTGGCTGGAGAAGGCGACGCCGAAGTCGAAGCCGACGGTGGAAATGGAGGAGACGCGGCCGGCAGAGGCGGCGGTGTGCGCGTCTCCGGAGAAGCGGCGTCGGAGGGCGTCGCGCAGGGAGGATTCTCAGTGGCAGCCCTCGTTGGTGGCGATCTCGGAGGACGGGATACCTGTGGCAGCGCCGCCGCCGGCgctggctgcggctgtggtgtcgAAGGGCAGAGGGTCGGGGAAGCCGAAGGCGAAGCCAAAGCCAAAGCCGAAGCCGACCACAAGGGTAGCGTCTCGCGTCGCCAAGGACGACTACCG gcactATGGAGTTGTGCCCACATTTGCTCCAGCAGCCTTCTTCTTCTGA
- the LOC135623603 gene encoding chitin-inducible gibberellin-responsive protein 1-like isoform X2 — MKHTLQELGIVLMAPDTVKPTTSTDPELNENKQPQLTKQRSRTWTHKTQLESPTIPQPRYTSGGHMNISHEARPGKRVREVRKQSGTDVKQPDVKQLLIECAKALSENKIEEFELLVGKAHRAVSISGEPLQRLGAYMLEGLVARHESSGTNIYHGLRSRKPESKELLSYMGILYDICPYFKFGYMAANGAIADALKNEDRIHIIDFQIAQGTQWVTLIQALAARPGGPPHVRITGINDPVAEYTQGDGLQLVEKMLLGMSKKFSIPLEFKGLSVCGPEVTREMLDIRTGEALAVNFTLQLHHTPDESVDVNNPRDGLLRLVKGLSPKVTTLVEQESNTNTTPFLTRFIETLDYYSAMFESIDATLKRDSKERIDVEQHCLAKDIVNIIACEEKDRVERHELLGKWRSRLSMAGFKPYPLSSYVNSVIKTLLSYYSNKYTAVEKDGALLLGWKTRNLISASAWH, encoded by the coding sequence ATGAAGCACACTTTACAAGAGCTTGGGATTGTTCTCATGGCACCTGATACTGTCAAGCCAACAACTAGTACTGATCCTGAGTTGAATGAAAACAAACAGCCCCAGCTTACAAAGCAGCGGTCAAGGACATGGACCCACAAAACCCAATTGGAGTCTCCTACTATCCCCCAGCCTCGGTATACCTCTGGTGGACACATGAATATCAGTCATGAAGCCCGTCCGGGGAAACGAGTTAGGGAAGTGAGGAAACAATCGGGTACTGATGTGAAACAGCCTGATGTGAAACAGCTTCTAATCGAATGTGCTAAAGCTTTATCCGAGAATAAGATTGAGGAATTTGAATTATTAGTTGGAAAAGCCCACAGAGCTGTTTCAATCAGTGGAGAGCCTCTTCAGCGTCTTGGTGCTTATATGCTAGAAGGCCTGGTGGCAAGACACGAATCTTCTGGCACCAACATCTATCATGGCCTGAGGTCCCGCAAGCCAGAGAGCAAGGAGCTTCTTTCTTACATGGGGATCTTGTATGACATTTGCCCCTACTTCAAGTTTGGATATATGGCAGCAAATGGAGCAATTGCTGATGCACTAAAGAACGAGGACAGGATCCACATTATAGACTTTCAGATTGCTCAAGGGACTCAATGGGTCACTCTAATACAGGCATTAGCAGCAAGACCTGGCGGTCCACCACATGTCCGTATCACGGGGATCAATGATCCAGTGGCAGAGTACACCCAAGGAGATGGCTTGCAGCTGGTCGAGAAGATGTTGTTGGGAATGTCCAAGAAGTTCTCTATTCCGCTTGAGTTCAAAGGTCTCTCCGTCTGTGGGCCTGAGGTCACAAGAGAAATGTTGGACATAAGAACCGGGGAGGCACTTGCGGTGAACTTCACTCTTCAGCTCCACCACACACCCGATGAGAGTGTCGACGTGAACAACCCTCGCGATGGATTGCTGAGGCTGGTTAAGGGATTGTCGCCGAAAGTGACAACTTTGGTGGagcaggagtccaacaccaacacAACACCGTTCCTGACACGTTTCATTGAGACACTAGATTACTACTCTGCAATGTTCGAATCAATCGATGCGACGCTGAAGAGGGATAGCAAGGAGAGGATCGATGTGGAGCAGCACTGTCTGGCAAAGGACATAGTTAACATTATCGCATGTGAAGAGAAGGATAGGGTGGAGAGGCATGAGCTGCTCGGTAAGTGGAGATCGAGGCTCAGCATGGCAGGCTTTAAGCCTTACCCGCTTAGCTCGTATGTGAACTCCGTGATAAAGACTCTGCTGAGCTATTACTCCAATAAGTATACGGCAGTGGAGAAAGATGGCGCGTTGCTTCTGGGTTGGAAGACCAGAAACCTAATCTCAGCTTCTGCGTGGCACTGA